From the genome of Desulforegula conservatrix Mb1Pa:
CCCCCCGCCGATAGAGGATATCCCCTTAGATCCTAACGGGAGGACAACTCAAATGAAAAAAATATGTTTTCAAGCTTTTTACGGGAGCATTAAGTCTTCATTCTTTTACAGTATCCTCATCTAACGTATCAATATCTATAGCTTTATTAAACTTAGCCGCTGCACTTACATGACCTTTCTTCTTTGGATCCAAATCTTGTGGATTATTTTCTGGCTCAAAAATTTTTTTCTCCGGTTTTTCTTTTCTCATTTATCCTCCGTAATTTTTTTTGCTCAAAATAAGACCGTAATAATCAATGTCCAGGGGATGAGCAAAAAAGAAGATTAGTTCCGATAATGTTACCTTATCGGACTTAATCTTTTAAAAATTTTTATGTGTCGTGATTGACTGATCTTTGATTATCAGTATAAAAAAAAGGTCAATGCTGGGGTAATGTAACAGAATTTGTCTTGAGCCATTCTGAAAACTGGATCTCTTCAATTTTGCCTTCTGCCAGTGCAAGCACTATTGTTACGGCATCTACTTCTGGAGCCATCAATTCCCATCCATTTAAGACAAGAAAAATATAAGAAGCAAGAAAGCCAGTGCGTTTGTTGCCGTCCACAAATGGATGATTCTTTATTATTCCAAAAGCATAGGCAGCTGCCAAATCAAAAACAGAAGGATTTTTGTAGGCTGCAAGATGCTGCGGACGCATCAGAGCCGAAGAAACCAGGCCCATATCACGAATACCTTGCCTCCCGCCATGCTCGGCAATTTGTTCATCGTGTACAGCAAGAATAACAGTCTCTTTGAGCCAGCACCAGGTCATTACTTGGCAAGCTCATGCAAAGCGTTCCGGTATTTTTTCATACCTCGTCGGGCAATAGCCATTTGATCCTCGAATTCTGGATCGTAAGGTGTAAGGTTATAACCGTCTGGCGTTTCTGTCAGAAAAACGCTGTCGCCCTTTTTAACCTTCAGCCGTGCAGCGGCTTCTTTTGGCAGGATTAACCCGGTTGAATTACCAATTTGTGTTACTGTTACGCGCATATAAAACCTCCTTCTGTTATAATATAAATTATAACAGAAGGAGGTCTGAAGTCAAGTATACGAGTACAACTCGACAATATGAGGTTGTCATCAAACCCTTACTTTATTCTCCTTGACGGATATATATAAAAAGTATTACTTTTATATAAAAGTAATACTAATTTAATTAGGAGTATATTTATGATAACAGACGCCATAAAAATAACACAGAAAGGACAGGTAACGATTCCAAAGGAAATCCGGAATCGGCTCCAGACCACATCTGTTTATTTTGAAGTTGTTAACGATGATATAGTTATCAGACCCGTAAAGGATGCGGCAGGCACTCTCAGCAAGTTTGCAAAGAATGCGAAGCCGGGAATGTCAATCCAGGAAATGAAAAACATGGCATGGGAAGAGGCTATACATGAAAAAACAGATAAAGAGCCTTCCTGACACCAATGTCATCATCAGATATCTGGTAAGAGATGACGAAGCACAATACGCATTGGCAAAAGAATTTTTTGACAGTGTAAGAAACGGAAAGAAAAAAGCCGTAGTTCTTGAAAGCGTAATAACTGA
Proteins encoded in this window:
- a CDS encoding type II toxin-antitoxin system death-on-curing family toxin, yielding MTWCWLKETVILAVHDEQIAEHGGRQGIRDMGLVSSALMRPQHLAAYKNPSVFDLAAAYAFGIIKNHPFVDGNKRTGFLASYIFLVLNGWELMAPEVDAVTIVLALAEGKIEEIQFSEWLKTNSVTLPQH
- a CDS encoding AbrB/MazE/SpoVT family DNA-binding domain-containing protein, coding for MRVTVTQIGNSTGLILPKEAAARLKVKKGDSVFLTETPDGYNLTPYDPEFEDQMAIARRGMKKYRNALHELAK
- a CDS encoding AbrB/MazE/SpoVT family DNA-binding domain-containing protein, giving the protein MITDAIKITQKGQVTIPKEIRNRLQTTSVYFEVVNDDIVIRPVKDAAGTLSKFAKNAKPGMSIQEMKNMAWEEAIHEKTDKEPS